A single region of the Acipenser ruthenus chromosome 57, fAciRut3.2 maternal haplotype, whole genome shotgun sequence genome encodes:
- the LOC117971030 gene encoding myosin heavy chain, fast skeletal muscle-like, with amino-acid sequence MSTDAEMQLYGEAAIYLRKPEKERIEAQSKPFDAKTACYVADAKEMYLKGVIQSKEGGKVTVKTDEGQTVTVKEDDVYPMNPPKYDKIEDMAMMTHLSEPTVLYNLKERYAAWMIYTYSGLFCATVNPYKWLPVYDQSCVNAYRGKKRMEAPPHIFSVSDNAYQFMLTDRENQSVLITGESGAGKTVNTKRVIQYFATIAVAGGEKKKEAAPGKVQGTLEDQIISANPLLEAFGNAKTVRNDNSSRFGKFIRIHFGATGKLASADIETYLLEKSRVTFQLKEERSYHIFYQIMTNHKPELIDMLLITTNPYDFPLISQGQITVASIDDKEELDATDSAIDILGFTNEEKMGIYKLTGAVMHYGNMKFKQKQREEQAEPDGTEVADKVSYLMGLNSADLLKSLCFPRVKVGNEYVTKGQTVPQVNHAVGALSKSVYEKLFLWMVIRINEMLATKQTRQFYIGVLDIAGFEIFDYNSLEQLCINFTNEKLQQFFNHTMFVLEQEEYKKEGIIWDFIDFGMDLAACIELIEKPMGIFSILEEECMFPKASDASFKNKLFDQHLGKSNAFQKPKPVKGKPEAHFSLVHYAGTVDYNVTGWLDKNKDPLNDTVVGLYQKSSMKLLAHLYAAFPAAEAAAAKGGGKKKKGGSFQTVSALFRENLNKLMTNLRSTHPHFVRCLIPNETKTPGLMENFLVIHQLRCNGVLEGIRICRKGFPSRILYGDFKQRYKVLNASVIPEGQFMDNKKASEKLLASIEVNHEEYKFGHTKVFFKAGLLGVLEEMRDEKLAALMTTTQARCRGFLMRREFQKMMERRESIFTIQYNIRSFMNVKHWPWMKLYFKIKPLLKSAESEKEMSNMKEEFEKCKENLAKAEAKRKELEEKMNSVMQEKNDLLLQVQSESESRSDVEERCEGLIKNKIQLEAKVKEITERLEDEEEMNAELTAKKRKLEDECSELKKDIDDLELTLAKVEKEKHATENKVKNLTEEMAAQDESLAKLTKEKKALQEAHQQTLDDLQAEEDKVNTLTKAKTKLEQQVDDLEGSLEQEKKLRMDLERAKRKLEGDLKLAQESIMDLENDKQQSDEKIKKKDFETSQLLSKIEDEQALGAQLQKKIKELQARIEELEEEIEAERASRAKIEKQRADLSRELEEISERLEEAGGATSAQIEMNKKREAEFQKLRRDLEESTLQHEATASALRKKQADSVAELGEQIDNLQRVKQKLEKEKSEYKMELDDLSSNMESVAKSKANLEKMCRSLEDQYSEIKTKNDENIRQINDISAQRARLLTENGEFSRQLDEKESLISQLTRGKQAFTQQIEELKRHIEEETKAKTALAHGVQSARHDCDLLREQYEEEQEAKAELQRAMSKANSEVAQWRSKYETDAIQRTEELEEAKKKLAQRLQDAEEHIEAVNSKCASLEKTKLRLQSEVEDLMVDVERANAQASALDKKQRNFDKVLADWKQKFEEAQAELEAALKETRSLSTELFKMKNSYEEVLDHLETLKRENKNLQQEISDLTEQIGEGGKIIHELEKSKKQIETEKSEIQTALEEAEASLEHEESKILRVQLELNQVKSEVDRKIAEKDEELEQLKRNSQRVIDSMQSTLDSEIRSRNDALRVKKKMEGDLNEMEIQLSHSNRQAAEAQKQLRNVQGQLKDAQLHLDDALRGQEDMKEQLAMVERRNTLMQAEIEEMRAALEQTERGRKVAEQELLDASERVQLLHSQNTSLINTKKKLENDISQLQGEVEDAIQEARNAEEKAKKSITDAAMMAEELKKEQDTSSHLERMKKNMEQTVKDLTHRLDEAEQLAMKGGKKQLQKLETRVRELENELEAEQRRSAESVKGVRKYERRAKELTYQAEEDKKNVFRLQDLVDKLQLKVKTYKRQAEEAEEQVNTHLSRFRKVQHELEESEERADIAESQVNKLRTKTRDVGKVKAAAE; translated from the exons ATGAGTACGGACGCAGAGATGCAGTTATACGGGGAGGCGGCCATCTACCTCCGGAAGCCCGAGAAGGAAAGAATTGAGGCGCAAAGCAAACCCTTTGATGCAAAAACTGCCTGCTACGTAGCAGATGCCAAAGAGATGTACTTAAAAGGTGTTATCCAGAGTAAAGAAGGTGGCAAAGTCACTGTAAAAACTGATGAAGGACAA aCCGTCACTGTTAAAGAAGATGACGTCTACCCTATGAACCCTCCCAAGTATGATAAAATTGAGGACATGGCCATGATGACCCACCTCAGTGAACCAACTGTGCTGTATAACCTCAAAGAGCGTTATGCCGCATGGATGATCTAC ACTTACTCTGGGCTGTTTTGTGCTACTGTGAATCCATACAAGTGGCTTCCAGTGTACGACCAGTCTTGTGTTAATGCATACAGAGGCAAGAAGCGTATGGAGGCTCCACCACACATCTTCTCTGTCTCTGACAATGCCTATCAGTTCATGCTTACTG ATCGTGAAAACCAGTCAGTCCTGATCAC tgGAGAATCTGGTGCAGGAAAGACTGTGAACACCAAACGTGTCATCCAGTACTTTGCGACAATCGCAGTGGCTGGTGGTGAGAAGAAGAAAGAGGCGGCTCCTGGAAAAGTCCAG GGAACCCTGGAGGATCAGATCATTTCAGCTAACCCTCTGCTGGAAGCTTTTGGTAATGCAAAAACTGTGAGAAATGACAACTCGTCTCGCTTT ggTAAATTTATCAGAATTCACTTCGGAGCAACAGGAAAACTGGCTTCCGCTGATATTGAGACAT ACTTGCTGGAAAAATCCAGAGTCACGTTTCAGTTGAAAGAAGAAAGGAGCTACCATATCTTCTATCAGATCATGACCAACCACAAGCCAGAGCTTATTG ACATGCTTCTCATTACCACCAACCCCTATGATTTCCCTCTGATCAGTCAAGGGCAGATCACCGTCGCCAGCATTGACGACAAAGAGGAGTTGGATGCCACAGAT TCTGCCATTGACATTCTTGGATTCACCAATGAAGAGAAAATGGGCATCTACAAACTAACTGGTGCGGTGATGCACTATGGTAACATGAAGTTCAAGCAGAAGCAGCGTGAGGAGCAGGCTGAACCAGATGGCACTGAAG TGGCTGATAAAGTCAGTTATCTGATGGGATTGAACTCAGCCGACTTGCTCAAATCCTTGTGCTTCCCGAGagtgaaagtggggaatgagtaTGTGACCAAGGGGCAGACTGTCCCCCAG GTAAATCATGCTGTTGGTGCTCTCTCTAAATCTGTCTATGAGAAATTGTTCTTGTGGATGGTTATCCGTATCAACGAGATGCTGGCTACAAAGCAGACAAGACAATTCTACATTGGAGTCCTGGATATTGCAGGATTTGAGATCTTTGAT TACAATAGCTTGGAGCAGCTGTGCATCAACTTCACCAATGAAAAACTGCAACAGTTCTTCAATCATACCATGTTTGTACTGGAACAAGAAGAGTACAAGAAAGAAGGGATTATTTGGGACTTCATTGACTTCGGTATGGACTTGGCTGCTTGTATTGAGCTTATTGAAAAG CCTATGGGAATATTCTCCATCCTTGAAGAGGAGTGCATGTTCCCCAAGGCCTCAGACGCTTCTTTCAAGAACAAGCTGTTTGACCAGCACCTTGGCAAGAGCAACGCCTTCCAGAAACCTAAACCAGTCAAAGGCAAACCTGAGGCCCACTTCTCCCTGGTGCACTATGCTGGCACTGTGGACTACAACGTCACTGGCTGGCTGGACAAGAACAAGGACCCACTGAACGACACTGTAGTGGGGCTGTACCAGAAATCATCCATGAAACTCCTGGCCCACCTTTATGCCGCTTTTCCAGCTGCAG AGGCTGCTGCTGCAAAGGGGGGTGGAAAGAAGAAGAAGGGTGGCTCCTTTCAAACAGTGTCAGCCCTTTTCAGG GAGAACTTGAACAAACTGATGACCAACTTAAGAAGTACCCATCCACACTTTGTGCGTTGCTTAATTCCCAATGAGACAAAGACTCCAG GTTTAATGGAAAACTTCTTGGTCATCCACCAGCTGAGATGCAATGGTGTGCTAGAAGGTATCAGAATTTGCAGAAAGGGATTTCCAAGCAGAATCTTATATGGTGACTTCAAGCAAAG ATACAAAGTGTTAAATGCAAGTGTCATCCCTGAGGGTCAGTTCATGGACAACAAGAAAGCATCAGAGAAGCTTTTGGCCTCAATTGAAGTAAATCACGAGGAGTATAAATTTGGGCACACCAAG GTGTTCTTTAAAGCTGGTCTGCTGGGTGTACTTGAGGAGATGCGAGATGAAAAATTGGCCGCACTCATGACTACTACCCAGGCTCGCTGTCGTGGGTTTCTGATGAGAAGGGAATTCCAAAAGATGATGGAAAGGAG GGAGTCTATTTTCACCATCCAGTACAACATTCGTTCATTCATGAATGTGAAACACTGGCCATGGATGAAGCTCTACTTCAAGATCAAGCCACTCCTGAAGAGTGCTGAATCTGAAAAGGAAATGTCCAACATGAAGGAAGAATTTGAAAAGTGCAAAGAAAATCTGGCCAAAGCAGAAGCAAAACGAAAGGAGCTTGAGGAGAAAATGAATTCTGTGATGCAGGAAAAGAATGACCTGCTGCTTCAAGTCCAGTCG GAATCGGAAAGTCGCTCTGATGTTGAAGAAAGATGTGAAGGGCttatcaaaaacaaaatccaGCTTGAGGCTAAAGTTAAAGAGATTACTGAGAGATTGGAAGATGAGGAGGAAATGAATGCTGAGCTGACTGCCAAGAAGAGGAAACTGGAAGATGAGTGCAGTGAGCTCAAGAAAGACATTGATGACCTAGAGCTTACATTGGCCAAAGTTGAGAAGGAGAAGCATGCCACGGAAAATAAG GTTAAAAACCTTACTGAAGAAATGGCTGCTCAGGATGAAAGTCTTGCAAAATTAACCAAGGAAAAGAAAGCCCTCCAAGAGGCACACCAACAGACCCTTGATGACCTGCAAGCAGAGGAGGACAAAGTCAACACTCTGACCAAAGCAAAGACTAAGCTGGAACAACAAGTGGACGAT CTTGAAGGTTCATTGGAGCAAGAAAAGAAACTCCGTATGGACCTTGAGAGAGCCAAAAGAAAGCTTGAGGGAGATCTGAAACTAGCCCAGGAATCCATAATGGATCTGGAAAATGACAAGCAGCAATCAGATGAGAAgataaaaaa GAAGGACTTTGAAACAAGTCAGCTGCTGAGCAAAATTGAAGATGAACAAGCTTTGGGTGCTCAACTTCAAAAGAAGATTAAAGAGCTTCAG GCGCGCATTGAAGAACTTGAAGAAGAAATCGAGGCCGAACGAGCGTCTCGGGCAAAGATTGAAAAGCAGAGAGCTGATCTTTCCAGGGAACTTGAAGAGATCAGTGAAAGGCTTGAGGAAGCTGGCGGTGCAACTTCAGCTCAGATTGAAATGAACAAGAAACGTGAAGCTGAGTTTCAGAAGCTCAGACGAGACCTGGAGGAGTCCACTCTGCAGCATGAAGCTACTGCCTCTGCTCTTCGCAAAAAGCAAGCCGACAGCGTGGCGGAACTGGGAGAACAGATTGACAACCTCCAGCGTGTGAAACAGAAGCTTGAGAAAGAAAAGAGTGAATATAAAATGGAGCTTGATGACCTCTCCAGCAACATGGAATCTGTAGCCAAATCCAAG GCAAACCTGGAAAAGATGTGTCGTTCTCTGGAAGACCAATATAGTGAAATTAAGACGAAGAACGATGAGAATATCCGTCAGATCAATGACATCAGTGCTCAAAGAGCCCGTCTCCTGACAGAGAATG GTGAATTCTCTCGCCAACTGGATGAGAAAGAATCTTTAATTTCTCAGCTCACAAGAGGAAAACAGGCTTTCACTCAGCAAATTGAGGAGCTCAAGAGGCACATTGAGGAAGAAACAAAA GCCAAGACTGCCCTGGCTCATGGTGTGCAATCTGCCCGCCATGACTGTGACCTGCTTCGTGAGCAATATGAGGAGGAGCAGGAAGCCAAGGCTGAGCTGCAGCGTGCAATGTCAAAGGCTAACAGTGAGGTGGCTCAGTGGAGATCAAAATACGAAACTGATGCTATCCAGCGCACGGAGGAGCTTGAAGAAGCAAA GAAAAAGCTAGCACAGCGCCTTCAAGATGCTGAGGAACACATTGAGGCTGTGAACTCAAAGTGTGCCTCtctggaaaaaacaaaactgagacTCCAGAGTGAAGTTGAAGATCTCATGGTTGATGTAGAAAGAGCAAATGCACAAGCCTCTGCTCTCGACAAGAAGCAGAGAAACTTCGACAAG GTTCTAGCTGACTGGAAGCAGAAATTTGAAGAAGCCCAGGCAGAGCTGGAGGCTGCACTGAAAGAGACTCGCTCTCTCAGCACTGAACTTTTCAAGATGAAGAACTCCTATGAAGAAGTTTTGGACCACCTTGAAACCCTTAAACGGGAGAACAAGAATTTACAGC AGGAGATCTCTGATCTGACTGAGCAGATTGGTGAGGGTGGGAAAATTATTCATGAACTGGAGAAGTCAAAGAAGCAGATTGAAACTGAAAAGTCAGAAATCCAAACCGCCTTGGAGGAAGCAGag gcCTCGTTGGAGCATGAGGAGTCAAAGATTCTTCGCGTCCAGCTTGAGCTGAACCAGGTGAAGTCTGAGGTTGACAGAAAGATCGCTGAGAAAGACGAGGAGCTTGAACAGCTGAAGAGAAACAGTCAGAGAGTGATCGACTCTATGCAGAGCACTCTCGACTCTGAAATTAGGAGTCGCAACGACGCCCTGAGAGTGAAGAAGAAGATGGAGGGAGATCTGAATGAAATGGAAATTCAGCTGAGTCACTCCAACCGCCAAGCAGCTGAAGCTCAGAAACAACTGAGAAACGTCCAAGGTCAACTCAAG GATGCCCAACTGCACCTTGACGATGCTCTCCGAGGACAGGAAGACATGAAGGAACAGCTCGCCATGGTAGAACGCAGGAACACCCTGATGCAGGCTGAAATTGAAGAGATGAGGGCTGCCCtagaacagacagagagaggccgCAAAGTGGCTGAACAGGAGCTCCTTGATGCCAGTGAGCGTGTGCAGCTGCTGCACTCCCAG AATACCAGTCTTATCAACACCAAGAAGAAGCTTGAGAATGACATTTCCCAGCTGCAAGGTGAGGTAGAGGATGCCATCCAAGAAGCAAGAAATGCagaagaaaaagccaagaaaTCTATTACTGAT GCTGCCATGATGGCAGAGGAGCTCAAGAAGGAACAGGACACCAGCTCTCACCTGGAGAGAATGAAGAAGAACATGGAGCAGACAGTGAAGGACCTGACCCACCGTCTGGATGAGGCTGAGCAGCTGGCCATGAAGGGTGGAAAGAAACAGCTCCAGAAACTGGAGACCAGG GTGCGCGAGCTGGAAAATGAGCTTGAAGCCGAGCAAAGACGTAGTGCTGAGTCAGTTAAAGGAGTCCGGAAATATGAAAGAAGGGCCAAGGAGCTCACCTACCAG GCTGAAGAAGACAAGAAGAATGTGTTCAGACTTCAGGATCTGGTTGATAAGCTGCAACTGAAAGTGAAGACTTACAAGAGGCAGGCTGAGGAAGCT GAGGAACAAGTCAACACCCACCTGTCTAGGTTCAGGAAGGTGCAGCACGAGCTTGAGGAGAGTGAGGAGCGCGCTGATATCGCTGAATCCCAGGTCAACAAGCTGAGGACTAAAACCCGTGATGTGGGAAAG GTTAAAGCAGCAGCAGAGTAG